The following proteins come from a genomic window of Corallococcus sp. NCRR:
- a CDS encoding NUDIX hydrolase — MTDGRSWQGNWKVRLYERVHERGHASLTEFANSRPTVPLLELAQELGRDDVAAIQVFQGLLSEAEQRRQVTRLLRDVFAREVAGDFPEGWPVITDEATRFQVIKLLARLGAFTPETHEASVSRAGDSLLASPPPAGWRPLGPDDALLLTLLPDNEA, encoded by the coding sequence ATGACCGACGGACGCTCGTGGCAGGGAAACTGGAAGGTTCGACTGTACGAGCGAGTCCACGAACGCGGCCACGCCTCGCTCACGGAATTCGCCAACTCGCGTCCCACCGTTCCCCTCCTTGAACTCGCCCAGGAGCTTGGCAGGGACGATGTCGCCGCGATCCAGGTCTTCCAGGGTCTGCTCTCCGAGGCGGAGCAGCGTCGGCAGGTAACTCGCCTGCTGCGAGATGTCTTCGCGCGCGAAGTGGCAGGGGATTTCCCCGAGGGTTGGCCCGTCATCACGGATGAGGCGACCCGATTCCAGGTGATCAAGCTGCTTGCCCGATTGGGCGCATTCACGCCGGAAACCCATGAGGCGAGTGTAAGCCGCGCGGGAGACTCACTCCTCGCATCACCGCCTCCGGCCGGCTGGCGCCCCTTGGGTCCTGACGACGCGCTCCTCCTCACGCTCCTGCCCGACAACGAAGCCTGA
- a CDS encoding DUF2380 domain-containing protein — translation MTGTVEGVARTLPRLAENTKGLGGSDGVFTRYTDYGAIQVPWLRGTTARVTSLAGAAESVEDADMRAAILRLTGPRLEAVMSGAMLLATWIDFLRLAEVIQKDCPFYGVERLFVDLDRVQKRIEPTMTALASMDPDKVQATATAMPGLMGQLTLEFQSIQEGARVAMERGGRVVAAAQVLEMLTLVSALKATLPRPPPAAPVTLGVGLVMGSGGVMMGSRVVVTAEWVERMRRLVQAGVISAPVVSAAVRIHAGQVLMSQAKQDLPKGVREALGDSPEVRAMHETGRAGAGMSSAPRHHVLPQEHREWFEKRGFTGEMDIDQFCVRLEQSHHEAIHGGGDWRLGRMWPREWNQLIMSELRKAETRLGRTLTRNEVLDIVAQYMDIYDIPLSFAPARRR, via the coding sequence GTGACGGGCACGGTGGAGGGTGTCGCCAGGACGCTCCCCAGGCTCGCGGAGAACACGAAGGGCCTGGGAGGTTCCGACGGCGTCTTCACCCGGTACACCGACTACGGCGCCATCCAGGTGCCATGGCTGCGGGGCACGACCGCGAGAGTGACGTCGCTCGCGGGCGCCGCGGAGTCGGTTGAGGACGCGGACATGCGAGCGGCCATCCTCCGCCTGACAGGTCCGCGTCTCGAAGCGGTCATGAGTGGCGCGATGCTTCTGGCCACATGGATCGACTTCCTGCGGCTCGCGGAGGTCATTCAGAAGGACTGCCCCTTCTACGGAGTCGAGCGGCTGTTCGTGGACCTGGACCGAGTGCAGAAGCGGATCGAGCCCACGATGACAGCGCTCGCGTCCATGGACCCCGACAAGGTGCAGGCCACGGCGACAGCGATGCCCGGACTGATGGGGCAGCTCACCCTGGAGTTCCAATCCATCCAGGAAGGCGCGCGCGTGGCGATGGAGCGTGGCGGTCGCGTCGTCGCGGCGGCCCAGGTCCTCGAAATGCTCACGCTGGTTTCAGCCCTGAAGGCGACGCTGCCAAGGCCGCCGCCCGCCGCTCCCGTCACGCTGGGAGTCGGGCTCGTGATGGGCTCGGGAGGCGTGATGATGGGCTCGCGCGTCGTCGTCACCGCCGAATGGGTCGAGCGGATGCGCAGGCTGGTACAAGCGGGAGTCATCTCCGCGCCCGTCGTCAGCGCCGCGGTCCGCATCCACGCGGGTCAGGTGCTGATGTCGCAGGCGAAGCAGGACCTGCCGAAGGGTGTCCGCGAGGCACTGGGAGACAGCCCCGAAGTCCGCGCCATGCACGAGACCGGCAGGGCCGGAGCCGGGATGTCCAGCGCCCCCAGGCACCACGTCCTGCCGCAGGAGCATCGCGAGTGGTTCGAGAAGCGCGGGTTCACGGGTGAGATGGACATCGACCAGTTCTGCGTCCGGCTGGAGCAGTCACACCACGAAGCGATTCACGGCGGAGGCGACTGGAGACTGGGCCGCATGTGGCCCAGGGAGTGGAATCAACTCATCATGAGTGAACTCCGCAAAGCGGAAACCCGTCTCGGCCGGACGTTGACGCGAAACGAGGTCCTGGACATCGTGGCGCAGTACATGGACATCTATGACATTCCGCTGAGCTTCGCTCCTGCGAGACGGCGATGA
- a CDS encoding PH domain-containing protein, with protein sequence MSSEPVALAAPEEVPWKRLSAKAPLAALVPLSGTIGRMLLGALLPTYFAGERGLPVVLWVIVLTLAMLLLAAGLYEVATLSYRMVGAQLEIRSGIFTRTSRFIEAARVQNTEVLQPFVSKLLGLVEVKVETASGGKADGHLRGLTPEEAQALIHALQTVRGEGPATVLLPGEAAPEERVLSEAHLGDLLLYGATALGLGVIAVVMGALHEITETFHKLLLPWMEAHWNAVAAPGMGWLAAAVAALAGLFGLWLVSGARAVLQFHGFRLVDTGTHLRAVGGLITRRQVTVRRARIQQVVLDEPLLRRTLGFGSVEVETAGVRTGKEAADRAELLVPVVPTARMPELLREFVPELPDAMPFQRAHPKALLRARIRAVGLSVLVAAPATWFWGAWGAVAWLLLPAQLLGAWFDWRFQGWLITEALVVVRQGFWRRRTTVVQRARIQSVRARQGPLERGYGIGHVRIDVAGSHVILPSVGWEEAQSLIDVLPARRPARRVAPVRIPG encoded by the coding sequence ATGTCGTCTGAGCCGGTGGCGCTGGCCGCACCGGAGGAGGTGCCTTGGAAGCGGCTGAGCGCGAAGGCGCCGCTCGCGGCGCTGGTGCCCCTGTCGGGGACGATTGGCCGCATGCTCCTGGGCGCGCTGTTGCCCACGTACTTCGCGGGTGAGCGCGGCCTGCCGGTGGTCCTCTGGGTGATCGTGCTGACCCTGGCGATGCTGCTGCTCGCCGCCGGGCTCTACGAAGTGGCGACGCTGAGCTATCGAATGGTGGGCGCCCAGTTGGAGATCCGATCGGGCATCTTCACGCGCACCTCACGTTTCATCGAAGCCGCGCGGGTGCAGAACACGGAGGTCTTGCAGCCCTTCGTGTCGAAGCTGCTCGGGCTGGTGGAGGTGAAGGTGGAGACGGCCTCCGGAGGCAAGGCGGACGGCCACCTGCGAGGACTGACGCCGGAGGAAGCACAGGCGTTGATCCACGCGCTCCAGACCGTGCGAGGCGAAGGCCCCGCGACGGTGCTCCTGCCCGGAGAAGCCGCGCCGGAGGAGCGCGTGCTCTCCGAGGCCCACCTGGGAGACCTGCTGCTCTACGGAGCCACCGCGTTGGGGTTGGGCGTCATCGCGGTGGTGATGGGCGCGCTGCATGAAATCACGGAGACCTTCCACAAGCTGCTGCTGCCGTGGATGGAGGCGCACTGGAACGCGGTGGCGGCGCCGGGCATGGGCTGGCTGGCCGCGGCGGTGGCGGCGCTCGCGGGGCTGTTCGGTCTGTGGCTGGTGAGCGGCGCGCGCGCCGTGTTGCAGTTCCACGGCTTCCGGCTGGTGGACACGGGCACGCACCTGCGAGCGGTGGGAGGACTGATCACCCGCAGGCAGGTCACGGTACGGCGTGCGCGCATCCAGCAGGTGGTGCTGGACGAACCGCTCCTGCGCCGCACGCTGGGCTTCGGTTCGGTGGAGGTGGAGACGGCGGGCGTCCGCACGGGCAAGGAAGCCGCGGACCGCGCGGAGCTGCTGGTGCCCGTGGTGCCCACGGCGCGGATGCCGGAGCTGCTGCGGGAGTTCGTGCCGGAGTTGCCCGACGCCATGCCATTCCAGCGAGCGCATCCCAAGGCACTCCTGCGGGCAAGGATCCGCGCGGTGGGCCTGAGCGTGCTGGTGGCGGCGCCAGCGACCTGGTTCTGGGGAGCCTGGGGCGCGGTGGCCTGGCTCCTGCTGCCCGCGCAGTTGTTGGGAGCCTGGTTCGACTGGCGCTTCCAGGGATGGCTCATCACGGAGGCCCTGGTGGTGGTGCGCCAGGGTTTCTGGCGCAGGCGCACGACGGTGGTGCAGCGCGCGCGCATCCAGTCCGTGAGAGCAAGACAGGGACCGCTGGAGCGCGGCTACGGCATCGGGCACGTGCGAATCGACGTCGCGGGTTCACACGTCATCCTGCCCAGCGTGGGCTGGGAAGAAGCCCAGTCGCTCATCGACGTACTCCCGGCCCGGCGTCCCGCGCGCCGGGTGGCGCCTGTACGGATTCCCGGATAG
- a CDS encoding PH domain-containing protein has translation MTAPLPTLERLPRGALMLFRIRALLRMAIYGGVAFAVALGLSFAGNERWPFLLPCAVVLGLSVLTAWYPQRAHERWGWALREHDLVISHGVLLHEVVSIPAGRIQHVDVHQGPIERSLGLARLQIYTAAGSGADGEIPGLTRETADFLRERLVRREADDVV, from the coding sequence ATGACCGCCCCCCTGCCGACGCTGGAACGCCTCCCTCGCGGAGCGCTCATGCTGTTCCGCATCCGGGCGCTGCTGCGCATGGCCATCTACGGGGGAGTCGCGTTCGCCGTGGCGCTGGGGTTGAGCTTCGCCGGCAACGAGCGCTGGCCGTTCCTGCTGCCATGCGCGGTGGTGTTGGGCTTGAGCGTGTTGACGGCGTGGTATCCGCAGCGCGCGCATGAGCGCTGGGGCTGGGCGCTGCGCGAGCACGACCTGGTCATCTCCCACGGCGTGCTCCTGCACGAGGTGGTGTCCATCCCCGCGGGGCGCATCCAGCACGTGGACGTGCACCAGGGCCCCATCGAGCGCTCACTGGGGCTCGCGCGTCTGCAGATCTACACGGCGGCGGGCAGTGGCGCGGACGGAGAGATCCCCGGCCTGACGCGGGAGACCGCGGACTTCCTGCGCGAGCGGTTGGTGCGGCGCGAGGCCGACGATGTCGTCTGA